From Scyliorhinus torazame isolate Kashiwa2021f chromosome 23, sScyTor2.1, whole genome shotgun sequence, the proteins below share one genomic window:
- the LOC140399781 gene encoding G-protein coupled receptor 84-like — protein sequence MDPNSSFSNVTCHPAVVNYRYFGALLGILVTAVGTVGNVMTVLAFATDKKIRTRLNVLILNLTVADLIYCAFLQPVTTDTFIHFAWRQGEGMCRVFGLFLFLANSVSIFSLILIAMSRYVLISDTRRFDRVFSRHMMPFFVALPWLLGLALFGPLWNIYVFLPPVCTCSFHRERGRPYTTILMFFMFGLGLSCIGIFYFLIHRKVKAAAQALDGYRLEGDGRGRKPMADGVSTADSGIADGPSANSLSGEAPTRSTDATSVETAAPGTEVVFQGGESGSFSCQAKRSSSAEFRKVTRMCFAMFLVYVTCYFPFCFLHVVDGKKRAPVLVHMVAGNFTWLNSCINPILYAIMNRQFKDAYWGVLRKGANLFTRPGRQ from the coding sequence ATGGATCCCAACTCCTCCTTCAGCAACGTGACCTGCCACCCGGCTGTCGTCAACTACCGCTACTTTGGCGCCCTGCTGGGGATCCTGGTGACGGCCGTGGGGACCGTGGGCAACGTCATGACCGTGCTGGCCTTCGCCACGGACAAGAAGATCCGCACCCGCCTCAACGTGCTCATCCTCAACCTGACGGTGGCCGACCTCATCTACTGCGCCTTCCTCCAGCCGGTAACGACCGACACCTTCATCCACTTCGCCTGGCGGCAGGGCGAGGGCATGTGCCGTGTCTTCGGCCTATTCCTCTTTCTGGCCAACTCCGTCTCCATCTTCAGCCTGATCCTTATCGCCATGAGCCGCTACGTCCTCATCTCGGACACCCGGAGGTTCGACCGGGTCTTCTCCCGCCACATGATGCCCTTCTTCGTGGCCCTGCCCTGGTTGTTGGGCCTGGCGCTTTTCGGGCCTCTCTGGAATATCTATGTCTTCCTGCCGCCAGTCTGCACGTGCAGCTTCCACCGGGAGCGGGGGAGGCCTTACACCACCATCCTCATGTTCTTCATGTTCGGCCTTGGGCTCAGCTGCATCGGGATCTTTTACTTCCTCATCCATCGCAAGGTGAAGGCGGCGGCCCAGGCACTGGACGGGTACCGGCTGGAGGGCGATGGTCGCGGGAGGAAGCCAATGGCGGATGGGGTCTCCACTGCGGACAGCGGGATCGCCGACGGCCCCAGCGCCAACTCCCTGTCCGGGGAGGCGCCCACAAGGTCGACTGATGCCACGAGCGTTGAGACCGCAGCCCCTGGCACCGAAGTGGTCTTCCAGGGCGGGGAGAGCGGGTCCTTCAGCTGCCAagccaagaggagcagcagcgccgaGTTCCGGAAGGTGACCCGCATGTGCTTCGCAATGTTCCTCGTCTACGTGACCTGCTACTTCCCCTTCTGCTTTCTGCATGTGGTGGACGGGAAGAAGCGGGCCCCCGTACTCGTCCACATGGTGGCTGGCAATTTCACGTGGCTGAATAGCTGCATCAACCCCATTCTCTACGCCATAATGAATCGACAGTTCAAGGACGCCTACTGGGGGGTCCTCCGCAAGGGAGCTAACCTTTTCACCCGCCCGGGGAGGCAATAG